Genomic window (Sediminispirochaeta smaragdinae DSM 11293):
CGACTCTGCCAATTGTATCGCCGCCGTTTGTTCTCTCTCTTTCTATCATATTTCTTTTTGGAAGGAAGGGGTTGATTACAAACGGGCTGCTTGGGATTACGGATTTTAATGTATATGGCATGCATAGTTTGATTTTGGTCCAAACAATTTCTTTTTTTCCTGTTGCCTATCTGACGCTTTCTGGTATTTTGCAGGCTATAGACTCTTCGGTGGAAGATGCTGCACTTAACCTTGGGGCATCACGATGGAAAATCTTCTGGACTGTGACCTTTCCTTTATCGCTCCCTGGTATCTTTAGTGCATTTCTCTTGGTATTCATACAATCTTTACAGGATTTTAGTAACCCTGCCGTTATAGGCGGAGGATTTCCTACATTGGGTGTTGAAGCGTATCGCGTAATTACCGGCATGTATGATCTAAGAACAGGTGCAATTCTCTCTATCATGTTGTTGATTCCCAGTTTGATGGCCTTTCTCCTTCAGCGATACTGGATAAGCGGAAAGGGATTTGTCACCGTGACTGGTAAACCCTCTCAGAACAGAACCAAATTGAATCAGAGGCACATTGTTATACCGCTTTTTGCGGTTTGCTTACTTTTTTGTGCCGTCATAGTGCTTTTCTATGGAACGGTCATTGTCGGGGCCTTTGTAAAAGTTTGGGGCGTAAATTATTCCTTTACCCTTGATCATTTTCGGTATGTCTTTTCCATAGGTTTCAAACCACTGAGGAATGCGGTTACTCTGGCAATTATTGCGACACCCATTACCGGTCTAACGGGGATGGCGATTGCTTTTTTAACGGTCAGAAAAAGTTTCTTTGGTAAACGCTATATGAGCCTTGCATCGTTGCTTACCTTTGCCCTTCCCGGGACCGTTGTTGGTATCAGTTATATTCTTGCGTTCAACGATCGTCCCTTTTTGCTGACAGGGACGGCGGTGATTCTTATCTGTGTATTTGTTTTCAGAAATCTTCCGGTAGGAATTGAGGGAGCTAGTTCCGCTCTTATGCAGATTGATCCTTCAATTGAAGAGGCCTCTATAAACATGGGCGCTGGTAGTTTTTATACCTTTTTCCACATAACCCTTCCGTTGATTCGGGGAGCCTTCTTTTCCGGGCTGGTGTATTCGTTTGTCAGAGCCATGACGGCGGTGAGTGCCATTATTTTTCTCGTTTCGGCGCGTTGGAATGTTGTCACGACCAGGATTTTTTCACTTTTTGAGGTGAGCCAGTACAGTGATGCCGCAGCGTACATTGTGATAATGATCATCGTAATAGCATGTGCAATTTATGTTCTTAATTTTCTCGTAAGTAAAATGGATCCCGAAAAAAACGCTATGGTAAGGAAATAGAAAGATGAGAAACCGAATTGAGGATGCAATTAAGGCAAAGAGCAGTAGCCTTCGTCTGGTAGATGTGACAAAAAAGTTTCGTCAAATAGGGGGATCAGGAGAGGTCATTGCTGTTGATAATGTTAATCTTTCGATTGAATCCGGCGAGCTTGTTACCCTTTTAGGTCCTTCCGGTTGTGGAAAAACTACAACGTTGAGAATGGTTGCTGGATTTGAGAGTGTGACCTCCGGTAAGCTTTTTCTCGGAGATGAAATGATAGAATCGGTTCCTCCGAATAAGCGTGATATGGCTATGATGTTTCAGAGCTATGCACTTTTTCCTCATATGACCGTATATAACAATATACGCTATGGTTTGAAGATAAAGAAACTTCCCGAGGCCGAGATAACACAGCGGACAAATCAGATAATCGAGCTTATGCAAATCAAAGGGATGGAAAACAGACTTCCTTCGCAAATCTCCGGGGGACAACAGCAACGTGTTGCATTAGCGAGGGCGGTCGTCATTGAGCCCAAGGTCCTGCTGTTTGATGAGCCTCTTTCAAACCTTGATGCAAAACTTAGGGAATATATGCGTGATGAGCTTCGTGCACTTCAAAAACGATTAGGAATAACCAGCCTGTATGTTACGCACGATCAATCCGAGGCCATGGCCATATCGGATAAAGTGGTACTTATGAATGCCGGGAGGATTGTTCAGGTTGGAACTCCCTTGGATTTGTATAATGAACCGGCCACCCTTTTTGTTGCAGAGTTTATAGGAAAGTCTAATTTTCTCCCGTGCGAAATAAAGGAAAAAAATGACGACGGTATTGAGTCGGTTATTCTTGGTGCTAGAATTACCGTACCCTCTCCGGGAAAGAATTTTTCTTTTTTCAAAGGAGAGGCCACTGCCGTAATTCGGCCCGAATTTATTAGGGTATTAGAAAAAGAAGATGGGCAGTTTACAGGAGTAGTACGAAAGACGGTTTTCTTCGGTAATTTTGTCGAATACGAAATAGAAATCAAAAATAGGATCATCAAAGTTGAATCATATTGTCCGCTTGAAAAGAAAATATATCAAGTAGAGGATGTCGTCGGCATAGCCGTGAATCTCGATGGTATACGTTTGCTGAAAAATAACGATGGGGAAGCGGATGCTTGAGTATACACTTGTAATATGTGACATCGATGGGACATTGGTAGATGCTGAGAAAAAGATTTCCCCATTTAATAAAAAGATGATAAAAGAGTTTTGCCGCTGTGGAGGAAGGATCTCTTTTGCAACGGGAAGAATCGAGAAATCGGCGATTCCCTATTATGAAGAATTGGAGATGCATATCCCGATTATTTTATATAACGGGGCAAGAATTTATCACCCCGATACAAAAACGGCAATCTACGATTCTTTTCTTACCACGTGTGATGTCGATAGGGCCATAGATCTTTTACCACAATTCCCCTTTGATTATGTTTTTTATTCGAATGGAGAGGCTTATACCCTGAAGAGGTCCGATAATGTACGCCGATACGAGGAGGGAGATAGAATTACTTGTGCCTTGATCGACAGTGTTGACGTGATAAAAGAAAGAGAGATAACAAAAATTCTGATGATCGGTGATAATAGTTCGTTTAAGGAATTTCGTGACCTCTTCTCTGATGATGCTGCTACCTCTGCCAGGCTTGTGCAATCTGAATTAACGTTCCTTGAAATTCTTCCAAGTGCTGTGAGCAAAGGAAGTTCGTTGTTGCATTTGGCCGACTACCTCGGGATTGATATGAAACGGATTGCCTGTTTTGGCGATGGCTTGAATGACATGGAGATGATACGTAATGCGGGATTGGGGGTTGCCATGGGGAATGCTCGCCAGGAATTGAAAGACGCTGCCGATATAGTTGCTCCTTCCAATACCGAAGATGGAGTTGGAAAGATCTTAGCAGCCATCATGGAGAAAAAAATATGACATACGATATAACAATGATCGGGCATATCTCAAAAGATGTCATGATTTACCCCGAAGATGAGCAAAGATTTATCGGAGGACCTGTCATCTATTCCTCAATCGCTGCTGCTCGTTCGGGAAAACGGATACATGTTATTACAAAATGTTCGGAGAAGGATAGAGCGGCGCTAAGCGGTATGGAAGCGGAGGGCGTGAAGGTTAGCTGGTTATCTTCACCCGATACAACCAGTATAGAGAATATATATCTTTCCGATGATCGCGAAAGGCGAAAGGTTCGGCTTTTAAGTAAAGCCTCTTCTTTTTCTCTCGAAGAGCTCCCGGAAGAAGGCAGCCTCATCTTCCATTTGGCAGGTTTGTTTAGGGGCGAGATACCTGATGCAATTATTCCGCATCTTGCGAAGAAAGGGAGTGTCGGTGTCGATGCCCAAGGCCTTCTTCGGTGTAACGAAAAAGGAGCGCTTTTTTTCAAGAACTGGGAAAACGCTCATCAGCTCATGCCCCATATCAGCTACTTTAAGGCGGATGCAATGGAGGCTGAAATACTAACCGGAACCTCTGATAGAAAAGATGCCGCACGAATCCTTGCCGATATGGGGGCAAAAGAGATCGTCATTACCCATCATGACGGAGTTCTTGTTTTGGTAAACGGCGAATTCTGTTATGCTCCCTATACTGCTGCTAATCTGTCAGGTAGGACCGGCCGGGGTGATACCACCTTTGCCGCCTACATGGCTGTACGACTTGATTCCGATCCCTCTTGGGCAACGGCTTATGCCGCCGCCCTCTGTTCCATGAAAATGGAGGCCCCGGGCCCATTCTCGGGAACTGAGGAGATGGTATATGAACGAATGGAGCGTATGGGATTTTCTCGTAAAGGCCGAGAAAAATAGTCGAACGAAAAAAATTGACCGCTGTACATATGCATGCTATAATTACTTAAACGTTTTAGTTGAGGGATTGTCATGCGAGTGACCATCAAAGATATTGCGAGAGAGGCGGGAGTCTCGACTGCTGCCGTGTCCAAGGCCTTGAATGGACAACCGGATATTGGTGAAACGACGAGGTTGCGAATTATCCGGATCAGTCGTGAATTGGGTTATACCCCGAATATGATTGCCCGCAATTTGGTAACAAAGGGGAATAAGACCATTGGTGTATTAATTCCCGATATATCCACGCCCATTTATCCTCGTATCTATAAGGGGATAAATGAAACGGCCATGAAGTATGGATATACACTTTTGCTTGGCGACACAAAACGGAGCATAGAAAGCGAAAAGAAATATATCATGACGATGATGGAGAATAGGGTGGCCGGGCTTCTTGTCAGTCCTGTTAGCAATGATATCTCTCATATTGTACAGGTCGTTCGGGGACAGATACCGATCATCTATTTTGGTGGAAAGGTCAACGACGCAATGCAAAATTCCATAGGTATCGATAATTATCACGGCGCCATGCTCGCCGTTGATTATCTAACGGGGCTCGGACATAAGGATATCATCATGATCTGTGACGATCTTGATACGAAAACACGACATGATCGAGTCGATGGATATACGGAGGCAATGAAAAGAAAGGGATTAAAACCTCTTGTCGTTTTTAACAATGAAGGTCTAAAGGGACGTCAGTGTGGTGTTTCGGCCATACGCCATATCATTGCGGGGAGAACACTTCCTACGGCTGTTTTTGCCTTGAACGATTTGATGGCAATAGGGGCTATGGAGGCTCTCTCCGAGGCGGGGATACAGGTTCCCGAGGCTGTTTCCGTTATGGGCTATGATGATATTTCATTTGCATCTCTCCCGATGATAGGACTTTCTACCATTTGGCAACCGAAGTTTAAAACAGGAGAGATGGCTCTCGAGCTATTACACAAAAAGTTGCAGGATGATCCTGTAACAGAAGATCGCAAGATTGTCTTGCAGCCTGAACTGAGGATCAGGACATCGACCTGTCGAATTTAAATTTTTTGTTAGATACTTAAACGTTTAAGTATGGAGGAGTTCAGATACATGAAAAGATCGTATGCATATGAAACACATGCTCATACGACCGAAGTAAGCAGTTGTGGCCGAGTAAGGGCTGCCGATGCTCTTAGGATGTACAAGAGTGTCGGCTACCAGGGGATTATTTTTACCGACCATTTTCATGACGATTATGTTTCTTCTCTTGGAAACATGAGTTGGGAGGCCAAGATTGATTGCTACCTGACAGGCTACCGGGAAGCTGCCAAAGTGGCTGGCGAATTGGACATGGATGTTTTATGGGGAATGGAGCTGCGTTTTACCGAAAACGATAACGATTACCTTGTCTATGGAATAGATAGTGACTTCTTGAAGGGGTGGGTAGATCTTCATCGTTCATCGATCAGCGTATTTATGGAATCAATTAAGAGTAGGGCAGATATTTTGGTATATCAGGCTCATCCTTTTCGCGATGGCTGTCGGTTGGTAGATCCAGTGATCGTCCATGGTTTGGAAATCTATAACGGAAACCCACGACATGATTCAAGAAATAATCTTGCCGCACAGGCGGCTGCGGAAAACAGTACGCTTATCTTGTCCGGTTCTGATTTTCACAGACCCGGTGATCTGGCAAGCGGCGGGGTGTTCCTGCCAGAACGTATCTCCTGTAATGCCGAACTTATTACCGCTTTGAAAGCTATTAGTTATGACGCTTTAATCGCAAAGGAACCCGTATGCAAATAGATACCGTACTCTTTGATATGGGGGGAACACTGGAAGAAATTTCCTATTCCTCTACTGTAGGCTCGATGATTGAAAAACGTTTTGAAAACATTTTAAAGGTTCCTTTCTCGTCGATTACGACAGAGGGAGGCGATGCCTTTTATACAACACTCCTTGAGCGATATAGCGAATACCGTTGTTTTAGGGAGAGAACCTATATAGAGGTTCATCCAGCCATGGTATGGAGGGATTGGATTCTGAAAGGGCTTTCGATTCCCGATAATGTTATTTTTGATCATTGTGAAGAGCTTGCCTATTTCTGGGAAACAGAAGTAATCAACCGCTGTTGCCGGAAAAACACCGCCATGATGCTTGAGGAATTACATTCTCGAGATATCAAGATGGGTATCATCAGTAATACTGGCAGCTTCACGCAGGTGTATAAATCACTGGACCGATACGGAATCCGTTCTTTTTTTGATAAGATCGCACTTTCCTGCGCCTATGGCATTCGTAAGCCTCATGGATTTTTGTTCAGGGATATTCTGAATCAGATGGGTGCCGATGCGAAAAAAACACTCTTTGTGGGCGATACAATAACTCGAGATGTACTTGGAGCAAAAAATGCAGGCCTGTTCGGATCGATTCAAATTCAGTCCGATTTTACAAAGCTCAGTGACGGGACACTCTCAGAGGATAGCCGACCGGATTATATCATCCAGGACCTCATGAGCATTCCATCGATCATCGACGAGATCAATCAACGTCAATAAAAACATTATACCGAAAAAGGGGGGTATGTAATGGTTTCTTCTGAAATTTCAGCGATGGGGAAATTTAGTAAAAAAATGCATTATAATAAAACCAGATTATTTAATTACCTGCGGAATCCCCCGAATCTGATTACCATCGTCTCTATTATCGTTCTTTTATATTTGGTAGTCATTCCGTTGTGGGAGATTCTCAGTAATACGTTTCAACTACAATTTCGTGATGCAATGAAAACCGGCCTCTCCGAAGGCTCGTTTACCTTACGTTATTGGATACAGACTTTTGCCAGTACCATAAGTAAGGCAATGTTTTATAAACCCCTGGTCAATTCGTTGCTCATCTCTCTGAATGTCTCTGTCTTCGGTATCCTCATCGGTGGAATCCTGGCATGGCTGGTTACCCGTACTGATCTACCTTTGAAGAACTTTTTTTCATTTATTCTCGTTGTTGCGTATATGGTTCCCTCGTGGTGTAAGGCTCTGTCTTGGCAGATTATCTTTAAAAACGATAGGATCGGCGGATATCCTGGTATGTTTCAGTCTATCTTCAAGATCGCGCCACCCAACTGGATATCGTATGGTTTTTTTCCAATCGTCATTACTTTGTCCCTGCATTATTTTGTGTTTTCTTTCCTACTCATTTCTGCGGCGTTGTCCTCCATCGGAGGGGACCTTGAAGAGATGGCGGAGATAACCGGAGCAAAACGAAGTACCATTTTGCGGAGGATTACCTTTCCTCTCGTCATGCCGGCCATCCTGTCCTCGTTTATTTTGACCTTCTCAAAGGCAATAGGCTCTTTCGGTGCACCGGCGTTTCTGGGATTGAAGGTGAACTATTACACCTTGTCGACCATGATCTATGCCAATATCCGTAACCGTATGACCACTCAGGCGTTTACTTTGTCGATTGTATTGATTCTTGTTGCCAGTTTTACGGTTTACCTTAACCAGAAGGCCATTGGAAAACGTAAGAGTTTTACGACAATTGGCGGAAAGAGTACACGTCGGAATTTTATAAAGCTTAAGAAATTTAAACCCCTGGTTACCATCGCGGTTTTCCTTTTTGTCGTTTTAGGCGTCATTATGCCGCTGGTCGTTTTGGTCCTTCAAAGTCTCATGTTGAAGAAAGGGGTCTACAGTCCGAGCAATTTGACGCTTCATTTCTGGATTGGGGAGAGTAATCCCGCTATAGCCGATGGAGAGGCAGGCATTTTCCATAATCCGAGAATCTGGCTTGCACTCGTCAATACGATGAAGCTTGTTATTATAACGTCTCTAATCGCAACTGTTGTCGGCCTTCTTCTGGGATACATCATCTCAAGGGGACGCAAGAAAATCAGTGGTCGGTTTATTGAACAAATTTCTTTTACCCCTATGCTGATTCCTTCTATTGCGTTGAGTACCATCTATCTTTCAATGTTTTCCAAACAGCAGCTCTTTCTGCCTGTCCTGTACGGCACCTTTTCGTTGCTCGTTCTAATCAGCATTGTTAAATACCTGCCCTTTGCGGTTCGATCGGGAACCAGCAGCATGATGCAAATTAATAGTGAACTTGAAGAGGCCGCAAAGATCGAGGGAACACCATGGCACAAAATTTTTTCAAGGCTGATTCTCCCTCTCGCCAAAGGAGGAATTTTCAGTGCCTTTTTATTGATCTTTATTAGTGGAATGAAAGAGTTGGCATTGATCATGCTTTTAGTCACGCCCGAAACCTCGACCCTGACGACCTTGACCTATTCGTATACGGAGTCAGGTTTTGAGCAGTTTTCCGATGCAATTACAACATTAATTATTTTTATCATCATCGTTGTTAATTTCATTGCCAGAAAAGTCAGTAAAGCGGACATTTCTCAAGGAATAGGAGGTTGATATGAGCCGGATAGAACTGAATAAGGTAAATAAATACTATGATAAAGCACTTATCCTGAAGGATGTTGACCTTGTAGTGGAGGAGGGGGATTTCATGACCCTTCTTGGTCCGTCGGGATGTGGAAAGACCACTACGCTGCGGGTTATTTCCGGCTTGGAGAATCCTCAAAGTGGCACGGTGTCTATCGATGGCAGGGTTGTGGCCGACCCGAAAAGTGGTAGGTTTGAGCCGCCCGCCAAAAGGGATCTCAACCTTGTTTTTCAAAGCTATGCTCTTTGGCCCCATATGACCGTTTTTGAAAATGTTGCCTTTGGCCTAACTGTAAAAAAAGTTCCCAAAAACGAGATTAAGACGAACGTAATGTCCGCATTGGAGAGGATGCAAATCGGTCAGTACGCCGATCGCTATCCTTCGGAATTATCAGGTGGGCAACAACAGCGGGTTGCCATAGCACGAGCCATTGTTTCCCAACCTAAAATTCTTCTTTTAGATGAACCGCTTTCCAATTTGGATGCAAAACTCCGTATAGACATGCGTGCCGAATTAAAGCGACTGCATAAAGAGTTGAAGACCACAATCATCTACGTGACCCACGACCAGGTCGAAGCGCTTACCCTTTCTTCCAAGATCGCCGTCTATTTTGAAGGGGTGCTTACACAATGCAATACACCAAGTGAAATCTACAATAACCCTGCTACATTGCGGGTTGCAGAGTTTATTGGTAATCCGAAGATTAATTTCCTTTCGGGTATCCTCGCGGATATAAGGGATAATCAATTAACTGTTCAATGCAGTTTCGGGCCCCTTACATGTAAGAATATCGACGAACGAGACAATGACTCCGTAGGCATTGTTTCCGAATCATCTTCCGGGCTTGAGGTAACCGTTGCTATTCGTCCCGAAGATATCCTTATCGAAAAAAATGAGCAAGACGGATATATCCCATGTTGCGTTTCTTCTATTCTTCCTGCCGGATCGGAAACACTGCTGGAACTCGAATTGGCAAATAGTCTTCTCATGGTGAAAGAGGTTGGCCCCCAACGCTTCGATGTCGGCGATACGGTCTGGGTCCACATGAAGCAGGAACGAATGAATTTATATGAAAATGAAAACGGCACTTTGATTATGCGTGCCCAATGATGGAATCTATCGGAACCAATACATACACGGTTCCGATTAATTTTTTTGTAAAGGAGAAAATCGATGAAGCATGTAAAACGATTAGGTATTCTGGCAGTTATCCTACTTTTGGTGTTTGCATTTTCTTCCTGCTCGAATAGTAAAAGCGAGGAGGGGACAGCCTCCATTTCGGATGGGAAAAGTTGGGAGGAAACTTCAGGATTTCATGACAAACTAAGTGTGGAAGAACTTTACGAAAAAGCCAAAGAAGAAAAAACCGTTACGATCTATTCTATGTCCAGCCGACTAAACGACGTTAAAGAGAGCTTTGAAGCGCAATATCCGGGGGTTGAAGTCGTCGTCTACGATATGAGAAATTCCGAAATCCTGGAAAAGTTCCAAAGAGAATACAATGCCGGTATCCATACTGCAGACGTGCTTTTTATAAAGGACACCGACGGGGCTGTTTATAATGAGTTCGTTAAGATGGGACTTTTGAAAGAGTATATTCCCCAAAATATGATGAAAAGCGCTCTTCCCGAGTACCAAAAAGGCGCCTATGTTCCTTACTTTGAGATGAAGCAAATTTTTTACAATTCGGAAGTGTACGATTCTTGCCCCATTGATAATTGGTGGGATCTGACACGTCCTGAATATAACGGTAAGATTATTCTGAGGAGTCCAATAGAAAATTCCGAAATCATGGGGCTGTTTATTGCCTTTGTAAAGAATAGTGATGATATGGCTTCTGCTTATGAAAAAGAGTTTGGTGAAAAGCTGGTTTTAAACGGAACGGAACATGCCGGTTATGAATTTTTAAAACGTCTTATCAATAATGATTTGATTATCATGACGTCAGATACCGATATCACTGAGGCTGTCGGGGCTCCTGGACAAAGTGATCCTCCTTTCGGGATTGCAACCTCCAGCAAGATGCGTAAAGCAGGTGATGATCTGCTGATTAATGTTGCCAATGATTTGTTGCCTCGTTTGGGCGTGCTTGATCCTGCATATCTCTATATTACCGATCAATCGGAACATGTGAATGCCGCAAAGCTTCTACTTCGTTGGATAGGGGGTGAGGCCGACGGAACGGGTGAGGGATTTAAACCCTTTCATGTCAGAGGTTCCTGGCCTTCACGTACGGATGTTGCTCCTATCGACACACCTCCCCTGAATTCCCTGAACCTATGGCCCTTGGATCTTAACTATAACTACATGATCCTTGATGATATGCGAAATTTCTGGCTTACCTTGCAATAATTCTTTTCGCTTCGCAACCGGGATGTACATAAGGCATCTCCGGTTGCGTGCTCCAAGGACAAAAAAATGCTATACGATATAACAATGATCGGTCATGTCTGCAAAGACACTGTATTTGATGGGGGAGTTCGCTCCGAAAGTCTGGGTGGGGCGGTCTACTTCTCTTCTGCCGCCGCGCTGCGCTCGGGAAAGCATGTTCATGTTATTACAAAGGCTGCAGAACAAGATGATCTCTTGCTTGATGAGATGAGACAAAATGGGATAGCGGTCACAAGGCAGGATTCGCCTCAAACAACCTGTATGGCGCTGCATTATGATTCGGTTGATCGTGAGCGACGTGAGATTCTTTTGGCTGCTCAGGCATCGTCGTTTTCTATTGCCTCCTTTCCGCCTGTCGAAAGCCGAATTTTTCACTTGGCAGGATTGGTAAGAGGAGAGATTCCTGAAGATTTTATCCCCCACTTGGCTCAAAAGGGTGATCTTGCCGTGGATGTTCAGGGGTTTATCCGCTGCAATGAAGGAGAAAGGCTCCTATTCAAACCCTGGGAAAACGCTGATGACTTGCTTCCTTTTATTAGATTTTTAAAAACGGATGCTGCCGAGGCGGAAATTCTCACAGGAGAGAAGGATCGAGAGAAGGCTGCTATCTTGTTGAACAGAAAAGGGGCGAAAGAGGTCCTCATCACGCATAACAGTGAGGCCCTTTTATGCGTTGATGGTAAGATCTATACGGCTCCATTTACTCCCTCTAA
Coding sequences:
- a CDS encoding LacI family DNA-binding transcriptional regulator; this encodes MRVTIKDIAREAGVSTAAVSKALNGQPDIGETTRLRIIRISRELGYTPNMIARNLVTKGNKTIGVLIPDISTPIYPRIYKGINETAMKYGYTLLLGDTKRSIESEKKYIMTMMENRVAGLLVSPVSNDISHIVQVVRGQIPIIYFGGKVNDAMQNSIGIDNYHGAMLAVDYLTGLGHKDIIMICDDLDTKTRHDRVDGYTEAMKRKGLKPLVVFNNEGLKGRQCGVSAIRHIIAGRTLPTAVFALNDLMAIGAMEALSEAGIQVPEAVSVMGYDDISFASLPMIGLSTIWQPKFKTGEMALELLHKKLQDDPVTEDRKIVLQPELRIRTSTCRI
- a CDS encoding Cof-type HAD-IIB family hydrolase, encoding MLEYTLVICDIDGTLVDAEKKISPFNKKMIKEFCRCGGRISFATGRIEKSAIPYYEELEMHIPIILYNGARIYHPDTKTAIYDSFLTTCDVDRAIDLLPQFPFDYVFYSNGEAYTLKRSDNVRRYEEGDRITCALIDSVDVIKEREITKILMIGDNSSFKEFRDLFSDDAATSARLVQSELTFLEILPSAVSKGSSLLHLADYLGIDMKRIACFGDGLNDMEMIRNAGLGVAMGNARQELKDAADIVAPSNTEDGVGKILAAIMEKKI
- a CDS encoding PfkB family carbohydrate kinase; its protein translation is MTYDITMIGHISKDVMIYPEDEQRFIGGPVIYSSIAAARSGKRIHVITKCSEKDRAALSGMEAEGVKVSWLSSPDTTSIENIYLSDDRERRKVRLLSKASSFSLEELPEEGSLIFHLAGLFRGEIPDAIIPHLAKKGSVGVDAQGLLRCNEKGALFFKNWENAHQLMPHISYFKADAMEAEILTGTSDRKDAARILADMGAKEIVITHHDGVLVLVNGEFCYAPYTAANLSGRTGRGDTTFAAYMAVRLDSDPSWATAYAAALCSMKMEAPGPFSGTEEMVYERMERMGFSRKGREK
- a CDS encoding PHP domain-containing protein produces the protein MKRSYAYETHAHTTEVSSCGRVRAADALRMYKSVGYQGIIFTDHFHDDYVSSLGNMSWEAKIDCYLTGYREAAKVAGELDMDVLWGMELRFTENDNDYLVYGIDSDFLKGWVDLHRSSISVFMESIKSRADILVYQAHPFRDGCRLVDPVIVHGLEIYNGNPRHDSRNNLAAQAAAENSTLILSGSDFHRPGDLASGGVFLPERISCNAELITALKAISYDALIAKEPVCK
- a CDS encoding ABC transporter permease, producing the protein MHYNKTRLFNYLRNPPNLITIVSIIVLLYLVVIPLWEILSNTFQLQFRDAMKTGLSEGSFTLRYWIQTFASTISKAMFYKPLVNSLLISLNVSVFGILIGGILAWLVTRTDLPLKNFFSFILVVAYMVPSWCKALSWQIIFKNDRIGGYPGMFQSIFKIAPPNWISYGFFPIVITLSLHYFVFSFLLISAALSSIGGDLEEMAEITGAKRSTILRRITFPLVMPAILSSFILTFSKAIGSFGAPAFLGLKVNYYTLSTMIYANIRNRMTTQAFTLSIVLILVASFTVYLNQKAIGKRKSFTTIGGKSTRRNFIKLKKFKPLVTIAVFLFVVLGVIMPLVVLVLQSLMLKKGVYSPSNLTLHFWIGESNPAIADGEAGIFHNPRIWLALVNTMKLVIITSLIATVVGLLLGYIISRGRKKISGRFIEQISFTPMLIPSIALSTIYLSMFSKQQLFLPVLYGTFSLLVLISIVKYLPFAVRSGTSSMMQINSELEEAAKIEGTPWHKIFSRLILPLAKGGIFSAFLLIFISGMKELALIMLLVTPETSTLTTLTYSYTESGFEQFSDAITTLIIFIIIVVNFIARKVSKADISQGIGG
- a CDS encoding ABC transporter ATP-binding protein, translated to MSRIELNKVNKYYDKALILKDVDLVVEEGDFMTLLGPSGCGKTTTLRVISGLENPQSGTVSIDGRVVADPKSGRFEPPAKRDLNLVFQSYALWPHMTVFENVAFGLTVKKVPKNEIKTNVMSALERMQIGQYADRYPSELSGGQQQRVAIARAIVSQPKILLLDEPLSNLDAKLRIDMRAELKRLHKELKTTIIYVTHDQVEALTLSSKIAVYFEGVLTQCNTPSEIYNNPATLRVAEFIGNPKINFLSGILADIRDNQLTVQCSFGPLTCKNIDERDNDSVGIVSESSSGLEVTVAIRPEDILIEKNEQDGYIPCCVSSILPAGSETLLELELANSLLMVKEVGPQRFDVGDTVWVHMKQERMNLYENENGTLIMRAQ
- a CDS encoding ABC transporter ATP-binding protein, giving the protein MRNRIEDAIKAKSSSLRLVDVTKKFRQIGGSGEVIAVDNVNLSIESGELVTLLGPSGCGKTTTLRMVAGFESVTSGKLFLGDEMIESVPPNKRDMAMMFQSYALFPHMTVYNNIRYGLKIKKLPEAEITQRTNQIIELMQIKGMENRLPSQISGGQQQRVALARAVVIEPKVLLFDEPLSNLDAKLREYMRDELRALQKRLGITSLYVTHDQSEAMAISDKVVLMNAGRIVQVGTPLDLYNEPATLFVAEFIGKSNFLPCEIKEKNDDGIESVILGARITVPSPGKNFSFFKGEATAVIRPEFIRVLEKEDGQFTGVVRKTVFFGNFVEYEIEIKNRIIKVESYCPLEKKIYQVEDVVGIAVNLDGIRLLKNNDGEADA
- a CDS encoding ABC transporter permease; the encoded protein is MRNGTNDLMWKMKMILKEPILIIFILLLLLLLTVFVFYPLLMLIKYSITADGGELSLQTIWAVVKNSSYRIIFSNSIKLGLISACIATIIGYIFAFAITRTELPMKGFMKTMATLPIVSPPFVLSLSIIFLFGRKGLITNGLLGITDFNVYGMHSLILVQTISFFPVAYLTLSGILQAIDSSVEDAALNLGASRWKIFWTVTFPLSLPGIFSAFLLVFIQSLQDFSNPAVIGGGFPTLGVEAYRVITGMYDLRTGAILSIMLLIPSLMAFLLQRYWISGKGFVTVTGKPSQNRTKLNQRHIVIPLFAVCLLFCAVIVLFYGTVIVGAFVKVWGVNYSFTLDHFRYVFSIGFKPLRNAVTLAIIATPITGLTGMAIAFLTVRKSFFGKRYMSLASLLTFALPGTVVGISYILAFNDRPFLLTGTAVILICVFVFRNLPVGIEGASSALMQIDPSIEEASINMGAGSFYTFFHITLPLIRGAFFSGLVYSFVRAMTAVSAIIFLVSARWNVVTTRIFSLFEVSQYSDAAAYIVIMIIVIACAIYVLNFLVSKMDPEKNAMVRK
- a CDS encoding HAD family hydrolase, whose amino-acid sequence is MQIDTVLFDMGGTLEEISYSSTVGSMIEKRFENILKVPFSSITTEGGDAFYTTLLERYSEYRCFRERTYIEVHPAMVWRDWILKGLSIPDNVIFDHCEELAYFWETEVINRCCRKNTAMMLEELHSRDIKMGIISNTGSFTQVYKSLDRYGIRSFFDKIALSCAYGIRKPHGFLFRDILNQMGADAKKTLFVGDTITRDVLGAKNAGLFGSIQIQSDFTKLSDGTLSEDSRPDYIIQDLMSIPSIIDEINQRQ